AGCATTTGATGACGTTGTACTTTACGCAGGCTCTCGAATTTATCGCTCACAATCACCAATTTAAAATGAGAATCTGCACCGCGCCCTGAACTATGCATGTGACTTTCGTTTTCCACCGCGGCAAAATGCGGCCGAAATTCGGCGTGAATTTTAGCTAACAACGCTTGTTGTTTTGACATTTTTTTCTCCAATAAAATTTTGCTGAAACGCTATACATCAAGCAACAAGTTTGCCAGAATAGCGCGATATTATCTAATAAATTGAGGAAATTATGAACGTTACAAAGAAAATCAAAGCATTGTCCGCGATGAGTTTTGCCGCAGCTGCCTTTTTCCTTGCCGGCTGCCAAGCGCAATCTAATAGTTTAACCTTCACGCCGCCGGCGCCGAGTGCGTCTATGAACGTCAATCAATCCGCCGTCGTTTATGTCATGACGCGAGATGCGCGTGCGCAACAAGAAATTGCGTCTTATGTGAAAAACGGCGAATTAGTGAGACTGAACGCTTCGCCAAACGTTAGCCAGTTATTTCAACAAGTGATGCAACAAAACTTGGTGAGTAAAGGTTTCCGCATTGGTCAAGCGAACAATTCAAATGCGGGGGTTACCGTGGAAATTAAAGATTTCGCCACTAATGTGGAACAAGGTAATTTACGTTATAAATTAAACAGCAAAATTCAATTAAACGTTTATGTGCAAGGCGCTAAAGGCCACTTTAATAAGGACTTTCACACCACGCGTTCGCAATCCGGTGCGTTTAATGCGGACAATGACGAAATTCAAAAAGTCATGGGAGAAGCCTTTAAGGATATTGTGAATAATATTTATCAAGATCAAGAAATCGGCCAAGCGATTAATCAATACACCAATTAACCGAATAGCCGTTTCGGTGGGGGCGAATGTCGCCCCTTTTTCGTGCTGATTAAACTTGACGGATGCACCTTTCAAGCGTAACATTCGCCCGTTTTTTTAATGAGAAGGACACACACTTTGGACAGTCATAGTCGATACCGAATATCACTTTAGACTCCCGCCTTTGCCAAGCAGGCTCGGCGAGGGTTCGTCGGTAACCGCTTTCGGCATCTTTATAGCAAACGAGAAATATCGCGATTTCGCGCGCACTTCATTTATTCGTTTGATATTCTTATTTTTGTTCACGGTTAGCTGTTCATAATCCCAAAAGGAGTATGAAATGATCAATGCTTTTGCTATCAAAGATTCCCGTTTGTATCGAATCGATGAAGATCAAACCGATCTTGATACCGCAATTTGGCTCGACTTACTTGAGCCGACCGGCGAAGAACGCGAAATGTTGCAAGAGGGATTAGGCCAGAGCCTTGCGTCTTTTCTTGAGTTGGAAGACATTGAAGCGTCCGCGCGTTTCTTTGAAGACGAAGATGGCTTACATCTTCACTCGTTCTTTTATTGCGAAGACGAAAACGACTACGCCGACCTTGCCAGCGTGGCGTTTACCGTGCGCGATGGGCGCTTATTCACGTTGCGTGATCGCGAACTGCCCGCATTCCGCTTGTATCGAATGCGGTCCCGTAGCCAACGTTTACTCGAATGCAACGCTTACGAAGTGTTACTTGATTTGTTTGAAACCAAAATCGAACAGCTTGCCGATGTCATTGAAAACGTTTACGCCGATTTGGAAGAATTAAGCCGCGTGATTTTAAACGGCACTCAAAATGAAGCTTTTGACGAAGCTTTAAGTACCCTCACCGAACAGGAAGATACCAGTTCCAAAGTGCGCTTGTGTTTAATGGATACGCAACGTGCGCTTGGGTTTCTGGTGCGCAAAACCCGTTTGCCGGCCAACCAGTTAGAGCAAGCGCGCGAAATCTTACGCGATATTGAATCGCTCCAACCTCATAACGAAGCCTTGTTTCAAAAAGTGAATTTCCTCATGCAGGCGGCAATGGGTTATATCAATATCGAACAGAATAAAATTATGAAGTTTTTCTCCGTCGTATCTGTAATGTTTTTGCCGGCAACCCTGGTGGCCTCCACTTACGGTATGAACTTTGATTTTATGCCCGAGTTGCATTTTAAATATGGCTACCCAATGGCCATCGGTTTAATGATTGCCGCCGCGCTTACCCCTTACATTTATTTCAGACGAAAAGGATGGCTTTAATGGAATTATCTCAAACAGCATTATTTGTCGGTTCAATCATCAATCTTTATGCCCTCGTGTTAGTTTTACGCGTTTGGCTGCAATTCGCCCGCGTAGATTATTACAACCCGCTTTCGCAATTCGTATTGAAAGCCACCGATGCGGTGCTAAAACCGATGCGCAAAATTGCGCCGATTATCGGCAATATCGACACTTCAGCCTTTTTGTTGATCTTTATTCTCGGCGCACTGAAATCCGTGCTGTACTTCGGTTTAGCCATTGACGGCATGCTGATTTTAGGCGTGTTAAGCGTTTTGAAAGCCGTTGGCGTAGCGATTTTTTACGTGTTGTTTGCCGGTGCGATTGCGAGTTGGTTTAACCGTGGCAACAACCCGATTTTCTATGCGTTATATCAACTTTCTGAGCCATTGCTTCGGCCGGTTCGCAAATTTTTGCCGACTGTCGGGATGATTGATTTTTCACCGATGGTTATCGTTTTTATCTTGTTATTTATCAACAATTTTATGCTTGATATGTTACAAAGACTGTGGGTTATCGCCGGTTGACGTAGCGATTTGTTTTTGAGCCACGTTCCGCGTGGCTTTTGTTTATGAGAAAAAATTATGCCGGCAATTGAACAAACCCCCGACGGCATTCGCCTGAAAATTTTTTTACAACCGAAAGCCAGTAAAGATCATATTGCGGGCATTCACGACGAAGAACTCAAAATCACCATCACCGCGCCGCCGACGGACGGACAAGCCAACGCCCATTTGTTGAAATTTTTAAGTAAGGTTTTCAAGGTGCCGAAAAGTAGTATCGTGCTGGAAAAAGGCGAACTTAATCGTCACAAACAACTGTGGATTCCCGCGCCGAAACTCATTCCAAAAGAAATCGAAAATCTACAAGTATGTAGCAAATATCCAAAAATCTCTGAGTGAAGTATGAATTCACACCACCAAACAGCACCGCATTGAACGCGCTTCCGGTGTGCTTCCAATGCGGTGCTATTTCGTAAGTTCATTGCGGCCTTATAAGGTCAAAAATCGATTATAAAAAATCGCCCTCCGCTCCGCCCGCGCCCTATCAATTTATGCCGTTTTACGGTATTCTATGCCGCATTTTCTAATCAAAAAACAAGCCGTATTGGATATGTTAAAAACATGCCGAAACGCGGGCAAAATTAAGGTGATTTTATGCAAGAACAATATCGTCCCGATATGATTGAACCAAAAGTTCAACAATACTGGGCTGAAAATAACATTTTTAAGGCCGTCAAAGACGAATCCAAAGAAAAATACTACTGTCTTTCCATGTTCCCGTATCCGTCCGGTCGCCTGCATATGGGGCACGTTCGTAACTACACCATCGGTGACGTAGTTTCTCGCTATCAACGTATGCTCGGTAAAAACGTGTTGCAACCGTTCGGCTGGGATGCGTTCGGGTTGCCGGCGGAAGGCGCGGCGATCAAAAATAAAACCGCACCGGCGAAGTGGACCTACGAAAACATTGCCTATATGAAGAAACAACTTCAACTTTTGGGCTTCGGATTTGATTGGGATCGCGAAATCGCCACCTGCAAACCGGATTACTATAAATGGGAACAATGGTTTTTTACCGAGCTTTACAAAAAAGGTCTGGTTTACAAAAAAACGTCCACGGTGAACTGGTGCCCGAACGATGAAACCGTGCTTGCCAACGAACAAGTGCACGAAGGCTGTTGCTGGCGTTGTGACACGCCAGTGGAACAAAAAGAAATTCCGCAATGGTTCATCAAAATCACTGATTACGCTGAACAATTATTAGGCGGTTTGGATAATCTTCCACAATGGCCGGAGATGGTAAAAACCATGCAACGCAATTGGATCGGCCGTTCTGAAGGTGTGGAAATCACCTTTGATGTGGCGGATACCAACGAAAAAGTCGCGGTTTATACCACCCGCCTGGATACTTTCTATGGCGTGAGCTATTTAGGTATCGCTGCCGCTCACCCGCTCGCAAGTCTTGCTGCACAAAATAATCCTGAGTTGGCTGCGTTCATTCAAGAAGCGAAAAACGCGAAAGTTGCCGAAGCTGATCTGGCGACCATGGAGAAAAAAGGGATGGCGACCGGCTTGTTCGCAATTCATCCGTTGACCGGTGAAAAATTACCGATTTGGGTGGCGAACTTTGTGTTAATGCACTACGGTACCGGCGCGGTGATGGCTGTTCCGGCGCACGATCAACGAGACTACGAATTCGCGCACAAATACGATTTACCAATTAAGCAAGTTATCGCACCGCTTGCAGGTGAAACAATTGACTTAACCAAACAAGCTTTTAGCGAACACGGCACGCTGATTAATTCGGCCGAATTTGACGGTTTGGATTTCAATGGCGCGTTTAACGGCATCGCGGACAAACTGGAACAATTAGGTGTGGGCAAACGCCAAGTAAATTATCGTTTGCGTGATTGGGGCGTGTCTCGCCAACGTTATTGGGGCGCGCCGATTCCGATGTTGACGTTAGAAAGCGGCGAGGTCGTGCCTGTACCGATGGAAGATTTGCCCATTATTTTGCCTGAAGACGTGGTGATGGACGGCGTGCAAAGCCCAATTAAAGCGGATCCGAATTGGGCGAAAACTACCTTCAACGGTGTGCCGGCGTTAAAAGAAACCGATACATTCGATACTTTTATGGAATCATCTTGGTATTACGCGCGCTACACGTCACCGAAATTTGCCGAAGCGATGCTTGACAAAGAGGAAGCAAACTACTGGTTACCGGTAGATCAATATATCGGCGGTATTGAACACGCGACGATGCATTTGCTCTATTTCCGTTTTTTCCATAAATTGTTGCGCGACGCGGGTTTTGTGGCCAGTGACGAACCGGCAACCAAATTGTTGTGCCAGGGTATGGTGTTGGCCGACGCGTTCTACTACACCAGCCCGACCAACGAGCGTATCTGGGTGAGTCCGACGCAAGTGACTTTAGAACGTGATGAAAAAGGCCGCATTATTAAAGCCATCGATCCGGAAGGTCGCGAACTGGTGCACACCGGCATGACCAAAATGTCGAAATCGAAAAATAACGGTATTGACCCGCAGGAAATGGTGGAAAAATACGGCGCGGATACGGTTCGCTTGTTTATGATGTTTGCATCCCCTGCGGAAATGACCCTTGAATGGCAAGAGTCCGGTGTAGAAGGCGCAAAACGTTTCTTAGGTCGCGTATGGAATTTGGTCTATCAATATCAACAAAATCCGGCGACCACGGCGCTAAATGCGAATGCGCTTTCAGCGGAACAAAAAGCCCTACGCCGCGAAGTACACAAAACCATCGCGAAAGTCAGCGACGATATTGGTCGCCGTCAAACTTTCAACACCGCCATTGCGGCGATTATGGAGTTGATGAATAAACTTACTAAAGCACCACTTGAAAACGAACAAGATCGCGCTGTGATGGCGGAAGCCTTAAGTGCGGTAGTGCGAATGCTTTATCCGATTACGCCGCATATTTGTTTCGAATTGTGGCAAGCGTTAGGTAACGAAAACGGCATCGACACAGCAGAATGGGTGAAAGTCGATGAATCCGCGATGATAGAAGATGAGAAGCTCATCGTGGTACAAGTGAATGGCAAAGTGCGCGGTAAAGTGACCGTTGCAGTTGAGGCGGATGAAGAAAGTGTTAAAAGCGTTGCTTTCGCAGATGAAAACGTGAAGAAATTCACCGACGGCCAGCAAATTGTGAAAGTAATTTATGTGCCGGGTAAATTGTTAAATGTGGTGGTGAAACCGCAATAAGCAACTTGTGAAATGATGGCGAAGGTGCGGCGGAACGGTTCCAATGCGGTGCTGATCCGTACTTCCGTTGTGGCGGGATGCTCGATGCCCGCCAATTGGCGCTTCAATGCGGTGCTAATTCGCACCTTTAACGCTGCGTTTTGCAATCTCTCAAGCGGCGCGTTGTAAGCGCACTTCCCGAACACAAGATGCAAAACATACAAGGGGAATCTTATGATTCAATTAATCAAAAAATGCGTTCTTATTGTTATCGTCACCGTTCTTTTCGCTTGTGGCTGGCGTTTTCAAAACGGCGAATTGATTCCGCCGGAATTACGTACACTCGCCTTTGAAAGCGCCGATCCGTACAGTGAAATGTCGATGGCGATGCGTCGTCAATTACAAGCCAATGACGTGAATTTGGTTAACGCCGCACAAGGCGTGCCGATTTTACGCATCAATAAACAAATTACTAACGACAAAGTAGCGTCTATTTTCAAACGCGGACGCGAGGCGGAAAAAGTATTGATGTTAGAAGTGGAAGCCAACGTACGTTTAACCGATGGTGAAACCTATCCGATCAGCGCAAAAGTTAACCGCACGTTTTTTGATAACTCCCGCGCAGCGCTTGCCAAAGCTGCAGAACGAGAGCTGATTTGGAACGATATGCGCGAACAAGCGGCACGTCAGCTGATCAGCAAAATGGTGGCGTTGCAGCATCAAGTAAAAGGAAAATAATGAATCGTATTTTCTCCGAGCAATTGGCGCATCATCTTGCCCAACGTTTAGCCAAAGTGTATTGCCTGGCGGGACAAGATCCGCTACTGCTCGGCGAAAGTGAACAGGCGATTTATCAAGCCGCCTTGCAACAGGGATTTGATGAAAAAAACAACATTTCGATCGACAATCAAACCAACTGGGCGCAGCTGATTGAATCCTGCCAATCCGTTGGCTTGTTTTTCAATAAACAAGTGCTGGTGCTGAATTTACCGGAAAATCTGAGTACGCCTGTACAAAAAAATCTACAAGAATTAAGCGCGGCGTTAAATGAAGACGTGTTGCTGATTTTAGTTATGCCGAAGCTTACCAAAGCGTTTGAAAAGCAAGCCTGGTTTGACGCGCTTAACCGCTACGATGTTGATGCGGTGCTGGTGAACTGCCAAACACCAAACGCGGAAGATCTCCCGCGTTGGTTGAAGTATCGCATTCAAGCCATGGGGATGACGGCAGATGACGAAGCCGTTCAACAGCTTTGTTATAGTTATGAAAATAACCTGCTTGCCTTAAAGCAAACTTTGCAGTTGCTTGATTTACTGCATTCCGATCACAAGCTTAATTATCATCGCGTGATTGCGGTGGCGGAGCAATCTTCCGTGTTTACGCCATTTCAATGGATTGATGCATTGCTTGCGGGCAAAGCCAATCGTGCCAAACGTATTTTGGCGGGCTTACAGGCGGAAGAGGTACAACCGATTATTTTATTGCGCACGTTACAACGTGAATTGCTCACTTTGCTGGAGTTGACTAAACCGCAGCAACCCGTTCACACCGCGGATGCGCTACCGCTTCAACAAATTAAAGCAGAATTTGATCGGCTAAGAATTTGGCAAAATCGCCGACCGCTTTTTTTAAGCGTGCTGCAACGATTAACCTATCGAAAACTTTATGACATCATTCAACAATTGGCGAGCATCGAACGGCTCGTTAAACAGGAATTTAGTGATGATGTGTGGGAAGAATTGGCTGATTTGTCGGTAAAAATTTGTCTCTAGCCTACATTGTTTCAGCCAGCAAACGCTGAATCAATTTGGCATTTGCCGGCGGAAATTGTCCCGCATCTAATGCCCGTTGTTCAATCCAAAAACCTTCTTGCCCCTCGCGCCCAAATGGCTCACCGATCCATTCGTCCACCACATAGAAAAAGAAGGAAATAATTTTCGTCGGATATTCGAATTGGAAACGTTCGTAAAGTTCAGCGTTCAAGACCACAATACCAATTTCTTCTTCCAATTCCCGTTTTAACGCCTGTTCCGGCGTTTCGTCGGCATTAACTTTGCCGCCGGGGAATTCCAACGATTGAGCAAAATCCTGTCCCTCTAAACGTTGAGTTAAATATATCTGTCCGAACTCGTTGCGAATAATGCCGGCGGCGACTTGTATTGTTGGTTTTTCCATATTTTTTCAATCCCGAATGAAAAAATGCGGCCAAAGCGGCCGCAGTTTTCGTCCATTAATTGTATTTCGCACGGCTACCGTGACAATGTTTGTATTTTTTACCTGAACCGCAAGGACAAGGATCGTTACGACCGATATTTAAGTTGGCGTAATCGCCCTTTTCACCTTGCTCCAATGCGGTGCTCTCACGGCCATCCGCCGATTGGGCGGATTGTGTCGCGTGTTCCGCGGCTTCGACTTCCTCTTGGGTTCTTACGCGTACGCGGGTAAGCGTGGTGATTACATGGTGTTTTAAAGAATCTAACATTTCCGTAAACATACGGAACGACTCTTTTTTGTATTCCTGTTTTGGATCTTTTTGTGCGTAACCGCGCAAATGAATTCCTTGACGAAGATAATCCATCGCTGCCAAATGCTCTTTCCAAAGTTCGTCGAGAGTTTGCAACATTACGCCTTTTTCAAAATGACGCATGGTTTCTTCGCCGGCAAGCGCTTCTTTTTCCTTGTATTCCTCTTCAGCGATGTTAATGATGCGTTCGCGCAAGTTTTCTTCGTGTAAATTACTGTCTTCTTCCAACCAATGTTCAATTGGTAATTCCATACCAAATTCTTGCGCCAAGCGTTGCTCAAGACCTTTGATATCCCATTGTTCTTCTAAAGATTGTGGCGGAATATATTGATCAATCACATCGTTAAACACGTCGTGGCGAATTACACGGATGGTTTCGGAAATATCGTCGTTATCCAACAAATAGTTGCGTTGCTGATAAATTGCGTGACGTTGATCGTTGGCCACATCATCGTATTCAAGCAAGTTTTTACGACCGTCAAAATGGAATGCTTCCACTTTCGCTTGCGCCGACGCAATCACTTTCGCCAACATTCTGGATTCCATCGCTTCGCCCGGCACGGAGAATGCTTTGCGCATTAAATTGAGTTTGCCTTCATTAAGATAAATACGCATTAAGCCGTCTTCCAAAGATAAATAGAAGCGGGAAGAACCTGGGTCGCCTTGACGTCCGGAACGACCGCGCAACTGGTTATCGATACGGCGCGATTCGTGACGTTCGGTACCGATAATATGCAAACCGCCGGCTTTCATCACGATTTCGTGGTTTTTTTCCCATTCAGCTTTAAGCGCGTCGATTTGCTCTTGCGTTGGGTTATCCAATTTTGCCGCTTGGGCTTTCCAGTTACCACCAAGAATAATATCTGTACCACGGCCTGCCATATTGGTCGCGATGGTGACCGCACCCGGCGCACCGGCTTCAGCCACGATTTCGGCTTCTTGTTGGTGGAATTTTGCATTTAATACGTTGTGTTTAATGCCCACCTTATTCAAGGCGTTGGATAGCAATTCCGATTTTTCCACCGAAATGGTACCAACCAACACCGGTTGTTGATGTGCTACGCAGTCTTTAATGTCTTCGATAATCGCGTTAAATTTGTACTCTTCATTCTCAAACATCAGGTCGGTGCGGTCGTCTCGAATCATTGGGCGGTTAGTCGGAATGACCACTGTTTCCAAACCGTAAATTTGTTGGAATTCAAAGGCTTCCGTATCCGCCGTACCAGTCATTCCCGCCAATTTTTCATACAGGCGGAAGTAGTTTTGATACGAAATCGACGCAACGGTTTGATTTTCGCTTTTTATATCTACGCCTTCTTTTGCTTCGATGGCTTGGTGTAAACCGTCGGACCAACGGCGTCCTGCCATTGTGCGACCGGTATGCTCGTCCACGATCACGATTTCACCGTCTTTTACGATGTAATCTACATCGCGCTCAAACAACGTATGCGCACGCAAGGCCGCCATGACATGATGCAACAATAGGATTCGTCCCGGTGAATAAAGGGAATCCCCTTCCGGCATTAAACCTTGTTCCACCAGCCAGTTTTCCACTTTTTCTTGACCGCGTTCGGTTAAATGCGCTTGTTTGGATTTTAAATCTAGGGTGTAATCGCCCTCGCCTTGATATTCTTCGGTGTCCTCTTTTTCTTGTTTAATCAGGCTTGGAATCAGCTTGTTTACTGCAATATAAAGTCCGGAACTGTCTTCTGCTTGACCGGAAATAATCAGCGGGGTACGCGCCTCGTCGATTAAAATGGAGTCCACTTCATCCACCAATGCATAGCCTAAAGTGCGTTGGAAACGTTCTTCTTTTGAATGCGCCAAGTTATCGCGCAAATAATCAAACCCGAGTTCGCTGTTTGTGGCGTAAGTGATATCCGCCGCATACGCTGCGCGTTTGGCTTCCGGCGGTAAGCCTGGAATATTGACGCCCACGCTCATGCCTAAAAATTCAAATAACGGACGGTTGGTTTCCGCATCGCGACGTGCCAAGTAATCGTTTACGGTTACTACGTGTACGCCTTTGCCTTCAAGAGCGATTAAATAACAAGGCAAGGTCGCCGTTAAAGTTTTACCCTCACCGGTACGCATCTCAGCGATGCAGCGATTGGTTAATACCATTCCGCCGATAAGTTGCACGTCGAAGTGGCGCATACCCAGTACGCGTTTACTGGCTTCTCGCACGGTGGCAAAGGCTTCCGGCAAAATATCTTGCAAGGTTTCGCCCGCACTCAAACGACTGCGAAACTCGTCAGTTTTTGCACGCAGTTGTTCGTCGGTTAAGGCTTCGAATTGAGGTTCTAATTTATTGATTTGTGCAACTTTTTTTCTTAATTTGCGTAAAATTCGGTCGTTACGACTGCCAAAAATTTTCGTTAAAATGCTCATGTAATTTCTCTTTCAAATAAATAATAAAAATACAAATCCGATTGCAAAATCGGACGGTAAAAAGATCGAAATTAAATGAGGGAGGGCCCGGCGCGAATCGGTGCCAACGGATTTAGCACCGCATTGAAAAGGTGCGGTTGAATTTCGGTGAATTTTTCGTTTAACGGAAGAACGGAGGAGGGTTGCCGCGTTTGGTGTTGCACTTCGCGAGCGACCTTTGACGTCACCAACACCTGTTGAATTGAAATTTGAGATGAATAATTTTCTTGCGTTTGATTTTCTAAACTTTGCACATGAGGCAAAGCAAGGATGGCGAGCATACTTAAAAGTAATCGCGACCAAAAATT
Above is a genomic segment from Aggregatibacter sp. HMT-949 containing:
- a CDS encoding BolA family protein, encoding MSKQQALLAKIHAEFRPHFAAVENESHMHSSGRGADSHFKLVIVSDKFESLRKVQRHQMLYQLFAEELNNGIHALALHLYTKQEWEKLGEVFPRSPNCLGLGQ
- a CDS encoding YajG family lipoprotein, giving the protein MNVTKKIKALSAMSFAAAAFFLAGCQAQSNSLTFTPPAPSASMNVNQSAVVYVMTRDARAQQEIASYVKNGELVRLNASPNVSQLFQQVMQQNLVSKGFRIGQANNSNAGVTVEIKDFATNVEQGNLRYKLNSKIQLNVYVQGAKGHFNKDFHTTRSQSGAFNADNDEIQKVMGEAFKDIVNNIYQDQEIGQAINQYTN
- the corA gene encoding magnesium/cobalt transporter CorA; translated protein: MINAFAIKDSRLYRIDEDQTDLDTAIWLDLLEPTGEEREMLQEGLGQSLASFLELEDIEASARFFEDEDGLHLHSFFYCEDENDYADLASVAFTVRDGRLFTLRDRELPAFRLYRMRSRSQRLLECNAYEVLLDLFETKIEQLADVIENVYADLEELSRVILNGTQNEAFDEALSTLTEQEDTSSKVRLCLMDTQRALGFLVRKTRLPANQLEQAREILRDIESLQPHNEALFQKVNFLMQAAMGYINIEQNKIMKFFSVVSVMFLPATLVASTYGMNFDFMPELHFKYGYPMAIGLMIAAALTPYIYFRRKGWL
- a CDS encoding YggT family protein, coding for MELSQTALFVGSIINLYALVLVLRVWLQFARVDYYNPLSQFVLKATDAVLKPMRKIAPIIGNIDTSAFLLIFILGALKSVLYFGLAIDGMLILGVLSVLKAVGVAIFYVLFAGAIASWFNRGNNPIFYALYQLSEPLLRPVRKFLPTVGMIDFSPMVIVFILLFINNFMLDMLQRLWVIAG
- the yggU gene encoding DUF167 family protein YggU gives rise to the protein MPAIEQTPDGIRLKIFLQPKASKDHIAGIHDEELKITITAPPTDGQANAHLLKFLSKVFKVPKSSIVLEKGELNRHKQLWIPAPKLIPKEIENLQVCSKYPKISE
- the leuS gene encoding leucine--tRNA ligase, with the translated sequence MQEQYRPDMIEPKVQQYWAENNIFKAVKDESKEKYYCLSMFPYPSGRLHMGHVRNYTIGDVVSRYQRMLGKNVLQPFGWDAFGLPAEGAAIKNKTAPAKWTYENIAYMKKQLQLLGFGFDWDREIATCKPDYYKWEQWFFTELYKKGLVYKKTSTVNWCPNDETVLANEQVHEGCCWRCDTPVEQKEIPQWFIKITDYAEQLLGGLDNLPQWPEMVKTMQRNWIGRSEGVEITFDVADTNEKVAVYTTRLDTFYGVSYLGIAAAHPLASLAAQNNPELAAFIQEAKNAKVAEADLATMEKKGMATGLFAIHPLTGEKLPIWVANFVLMHYGTGAVMAVPAHDQRDYEFAHKYDLPIKQVIAPLAGETIDLTKQAFSEHGTLINSAEFDGLDFNGAFNGIADKLEQLGVGKRQVNYRLRDWGVSRQRYWGAPIPMLTLESGEVVPVPMEDLPIILPEDVVMDGVQSPIKADPNWAKTTFNGVPALKETDTFDTFMESSWYYARYTSPKFAEAMLDKEEANYWLPVDQYIGGIEHATMHLLYFRFFHKLLRDAGFVASDEPATKLLCQGMVLADAFYYTSPTNERIWVSPTQVTLERDEKGRIIKAIDPEGRELVHTGMTKMSKSKNNGIDPQEMVEKYGADTVRLFMMFASPAEMTLEWQESGVEGAKRFLGRVWNLVYQYQQNPATTALNANALSAEQKALRREVHKTIAKVSDDIGRRQTFNTAIAAIMELMNKLTKAPLENEQDRAVMAEALSAVVRMLYPITPHICFELWQALGNENGIDTAEWVKVDESAMIEDEKLIVVQVNGKVRGKVTVAVEADEESVKSVAFADENVKKFTDGQQIVKVIYVPGKLLNVVVKPQ
- the lptE gene encoding LPS assembly lipoprotein LptE, coding for MIQLIKKCVLIVIVTVLFACGWRFQNGELIPPELRTLAFESADPYSEMSMAMRRQLQANDVNLVNAAQGVPILRINKQITNDKVASIFKRGREAEKVLMLEVEANVRLTDGETYPISAKVNRTFFDNSRAALAKAAERELIWNDMREQAARQLISKMVALQHQVKGK
- the holA gene encoding DNA polymerase III subunit delta — its product is MNRIFSEQLAHHLAQRLAKVYCLAGQDPLLLGESEQAIYQAALQQGFDEKNNISIDNQTNWAQLIESCQSVGLFFNKQVLVLNLPENLSTPVQKNLQELSAALNEDVLLILVMPKLTKAFEKQAWFDALNRYDVDAVLVNCQTPNAEDLPRWLKYRIQAMGMTADDEAVQQLCYSYENNLLALKQTLQLLDLLHSDHKLNYHRVIAVAEQSSVFTPFQWIDALLAGKANRAKRILAGLQAEEVQPIILLRTLQRELLTLLELTKPQQPVHTADALPLQQIKAEFDRLRIWQNRRPLFLSVLQRLTYRKLYDIIQQLASIERLVKQEFSDDVWEELADLSVKICL
- the mutT gene encoding 8-oxo-dGTP diphosphatase MutT; translated protein: MEKPTIQVAAGIIRNEFGQIYLTQRLEGQDFAQSLEFPGGKVNADETPEQALKRELEEEIGIVVLNAELYERFQFEYPTKIISFFFYVVDEWIGEPFGREGQEGFWIEQRALDAGQFPPANAKLIQRLLAETM
- the secM gene encoding secA translation cis-regulator SecM produces the protein MISGKSKPNFWSRLLLSMLAILALPHVQSLENQTQENYSSQISIQQVLVTSKVAREVQHQTRQPSSVLPLNEKFTEIQPHLFNAVLNPLAPIRAGPSLI